One stretch of Prosthecobacter debontii DNA includes these proteins:
- a CDS encoding LptF/LptG family permease, whose amino-acid sequence MTWLSPIPKKLRAVAHRVRTWPFLGRSAFSLALLVMLLLITQGHHLDHPPEVAGYEVQAGKLVAQSGVGPAGPLLKTVSLVLPYLDTWMLVGGLVYVFVLLRRWGHPSELVMPSWVASFSVAAWAICSDIAHQLGAMQMTEMGEPPAMTAYWMKIVMIYVACVCPPMLLHYYVRSGALARYTLRTFLAPLVFCFVAFASLWIIMDLLDNLKEFQEAQSSLGRVVKFYLGVLPFIFVSVMPASLLLAVLYTLTKMSRANEIVAMLSAGRSVSQILQPVFAVVIAVCVMSLAANYHWAPRAEGNREAVMKALGAKQKDSIRAASVLYRDPASGRVWFVSTLPFSLHGERLRGVQVREMGRDGQVTRVIHADSAMWWPGGLWRFYDGKVVLYENGQAREIKPFPKDASGASSLEVTTFEETPWSMVSYALKPDYMGVPEIVSYLKAHPKDGSDKLAPFRAHYHHRFALPWQSFALALVAAPLGIAYSRRGAVGGIAGSIFIFFGVLFLNNLCLNLGKGGHVPAWFAPWIPNLVFIALGIVLLHYRSQNKDLPRFKISGLTKRVAQVARPRNARTVSS is encoded by the coding sequence ATGACCTGGCTTTCACCCATCCCGAAAAAGCTCCGAGCCGTCGCGCACCGGGTGCGCACTTGGCCATTTCTGGGCCGCTCGGCTTTTTCTCTGGCTCTGCTGGTGATGCTGCTGCTGATCACTCAGGGACATCACCTGGATCATCCACCTGAAGTCGCTGGCTATGAAGTGCAAGCGGGTAAACTGGTGGCCCAATCCGGTGTGGGACCCGCTGGCCCTCTGCTGAAGACCGTGAGCCTCGTGCTTCCGTATCTGGACACGTGGATGCTGGTCGGCGGTCTGGTGTATGTGTTCGTTCTGCTCCGCCGTTGGGGGCATCCTTCGGAACTGGTCATGCCATCCTGGGTGGCCTCCTTCTCGGTTGCCGCCTGGGCGATCTGCTCCGACATCGCTCACCAACTCGGTGCCATGCAGATGACGGAGATGGGTGAGCCTCCGGCAATGACGGCCTACTGGATGAAGATCGTCATGATCTACGTGGCCTGTGTGTGCCCGCCCATGCTGCTGCATTATTATGTGCGCAGCGGGGCGCTGGCCCGCTACACGCTGCGCACTTTCCTGGCTCCCTTGGTCTTCTGCTTTGTTGCCTTCGCCTCGCTGTGGATCATCATGGATCTGCTGGATAACTTGAAGGAGTTCCAGGAGGCTCAATCCAGCCTGGGCCGTGTGGTGAAGTTTTACCTGGGGGTCCTGCCCTTCATTTTTGTCTCGGTGATGCCCGCCTCTCTCCTGCTGGCTGTGCTCTACACCCTCACGAAAATGTCTCGGGCGAATGAGATCGTCGCGATGCTGAGTGCGGGGCGAAGCGTCAGCCAGATTTTGCAGCCTGTGTTCGCCGTCGTCATTGCGGTCTGCGTGATGAGCCTCGCTGCCAACTATCACTGGGCGCCTCGTGCGGAGGGCAACCGGGAAGCCGTGATGAAAGCTCTGGGTGCCAAGCAGAAGGATTCCATCCGCGCGGCATCGGTTCTTTATCGTGATCCCGCCAGTGGCCGCGTCTGGTTCGTGTCCACCCTTCCCTTTTCACTTCACGGCGAGCGTCTCCGTGGGGTGCAGGTCCGTGAGATGGGGCGCGATGGTCAAGTCACGCGCGTGATTCATGCGGACTCCGCCATGTGGTGGCCGGGGGGGTTATGGCGCTTTTATGACGGTAAAGTCGTGTTGTATGAAAATGGCCAAGCCCGTGAGATCAAACCTTTTCCGAAAGATGCTTCAGGTGCTTCTTCATTGGAGGTCACCACTTTCGAGGAAACTCCTTGGAGCATGGTCAGCTACGCCCTGAAACCCGATTACATGGGGGTGCCGGAAATCGTTTCCTATCTGAAAGCCCACCCGAAAGATGGGTCGGATAAACTCGCTCCGTTCCGGGCGCATTACCATCATCGCTTTGCTCTTCCCTGGCAGAGTTTTGCCTTAGCGCTGGTGGCGGCGCCTCTGGGCATCGCCTATTCCAGACGTGGAGCTGTCGGCGGTATCGCAGGCTCGATCTTCATTTTCTTTGGCGTCTTGTTCCTGAACAACCTGTGCCTAAATCTGGGGAAAGGCGGTCACGTTCCAGCATGGTTTGCCCCCTGGATCCCCAATCTCGTCTTCATCGCACTGGGCATCGTCCTGCTGCATTATCGCAGCCAAAACAAGGACCTGCCTCGATTCAAGATCAGTGGGTTGACCAAGCGCGTGGCGCAGGTGGCTCGCCCCCGCAATGCCCGAACCGTTTCGTCTTAA
- a CDS encoding TetR/AcrR family transcriptional regulator, giving the protein MSDRTTKERILDAAKGLMLEKSFHSVGLNEILKTVQVPKGSFYHHFESKEQFGVELLRHYVAESTAYKSRLLLPPNPEPDPLLRLLTYLESNIARSLECQGKCPCLLVKLSSEVTDFSEPMREVLAEGTRTWAGIFEKLLQEGIEKGKITSQIQPEEIGPVILDLWTGAMQRAATTRSVAPLREAVAFLKQLLSP; this is encoded by the coding sequence ATGAGCGATAGAACCACCAAGGAGCGCATCCTCGACGCAGCCAAGGGGCTGATGCTTGAGAAGAGCTTCCATTCGGTCGGGCTCAACGAGATCCTCAAGACCGTGCAGGTGCCCAAGGGCTCCTTTTACCACCACTTTGAGTCCAAGGAGCAATTCGGGGTCGAGTTACTCAGACACTATGTCGCCGAGTCCACCGCCTATAAATCACGGCTGCTTCTGCCTCCCAATCCTGAGCCAGACCCATTACTGCGACTCCTCACCTACCTGGAGTCCAACATTGCCCGTTCCCTGGAGTGCCAGGGCAAATGCCCCTGCCTCCTAGTTAAGTTGTCCTCCGAGGTCACTGATTTCAGCGAGCCGATGCGTGAGGTCCTCGCCGAAGGCACTCGGACCTGGGCTGGTATTTTTGAAAAGCTGCTCCAGGAGGGCATCGAAAAAGGCAAGATCACTTCCCAGATCCAACCCGAAGAAATCGGCCCCGTCATTCTCGACCTCTGGACAGGTGCCATGCAGCGCGCCGCCACCACGCGCAGCGTCGCACCCCTGCGAGAAGCGGTGGCCTTCCTCAAACAACTCCTATCCCCATAG
- the trxA gene encoding thioredoxin — MKPQALTSQTFNDAIAATDKPVLVDFWAEWCGPCRMLAPILDQIASEQGDRATIAKVDIDAHPELADRFGVRAIPTLIVFKNGQPVNVITGVRSKSFIESALAA; from the coding sequence ATGAAACCCCAAGCTCTGACCTCTCAAACCTTCAACGATGCCATCGCCGCCACCGACAAACCTGTCCTCGTGGATTTCTGGGCCGAGTGGTGTGGCCCTTGCCGCATGCTGGCCCCTATCCTGGATCAAATCGCCAGTGAGCAGGGCGACCGTGCGACCATCGCCAAGGTGGACATCGATGCACATCCTGAACTCGCCGATCGGTTTGGTGTTCGGGCGATCCCGACCTTGATCGTTTTCAAGAACGGCCAACCCGTGAATGTGATCACTGGCGTGCGCAGCAAATCGTTCATTGAGTCTGCCCTCGCAGCTTAA
- a CDS encoding DUF5069 domain-containing protein, with product MNLTQRPPRSPRVRLGGYVLLPRLLDKCRAEIAGTAGEYHYNCPMDRRFMDFAGIDHEALKAEVAKGIGDGEVLAWILKNRQHQHSDWEIAQWSAYRESAAPADNENREFVSQQIANGGGADREDLSTWFDYLDFDDHVTFGGKA from the coding sequence ATGAACCTCACCCAACGTCCTCCCCGCAGCCCGCGTGTCCGGCTCGGTGGTTATGTCCTGCTGCCTCGTCTGCTGGACAAATGCCGCGCCGAGATCGCTGGCACTGCGGGTGAATACCATTACAATTGCCCCATGGACCGCCGTTTCATGGACTTCGCTGGCATTGATCACGAAGCCCTTAAGGCGGAGGTCGCTAAAGGCATCGGCGATGGTGAAGTGCTCGCCTGGATTCTCAAAAATCGGCAGCATCAGCACAGCGACTGGGAGATTGCCCAGTGGAGTGCCTATCGTGAAAGCGCTGCCCCTGCCGACAATGAAAACCGGGAATTTGTGAGTCAGCAGATCGCCAATGGTGGCGGAGCCGACCGTGAAGACCTTAGCACGTGGTTTGACTACCTCGACTTCGATGACCATGTGACCTTCGGCGGCAAAGCTTGA
- a CDS encoding redoxin domain-containing protein, which produces MMNSHPLWKWLPVLTLYSTAALAEETLQQQLEARKAEFAARVPQEVQTAYAAGIQAVSNSGILSSAKQAGEKAPDFTLQDAKGQSVALHELLENGPVVLTWYRGGWCPYCNLSLRALQKVLPEFEKGGAQLVALTPELPDKTLSTAEKNKLQFQVLTDLNHQVAQSYGIVFKLTPEVRDQYKRNFDLLAYNGSAAGDDTLPLAATYIISQDGIIRYAFLEADYRARAEPAELVAFVKQLLPQKEDHPSVALLKEFWLRVWNPPHDLSAVDELLTDDFVITNPSGDIVGKAAFKEWLSGFHKKLGHSRLMPFETFASADGTRVVSRWQASGINHGMLGTPDDGKPVRFSGIAIWEVRDGKLSHNWVERSAWELHQTLTDKP; this is translated from the coding sequence ATGATGAATTCCCACCCCCTCTGGAAATGGCTGCCTGTCCTGACTCTTTATTCCACTGCTGCCTTGGCAGAGGAAACGCTTCAACAACAGTTGGAGGCCCGCAAAGCAGAGTTTGCAGCCAGAGTTCCCCAGGAAGTCCAAACGGCTTACGCAGCAGGCATCCAGGCTGTGTCCAACTCCGGGATTCTCTCGTCAGCCAAACAAGCGGGAGAGAAAGCTCCCGACTTCACGCTTCAGGATGCTAAAGGGCAGTCTGTGGCCTTGCATGAGCTTTTGGAAAACGGCCCCGTGGTGCTCACCTGGTATCGCGGCGGCTGGTGTCCCTACTGCAATCTCAGCCTTCGAGCCCTCCAAAAGGTGCTGCCGGAATTCGAGAAAGGCGGAGCCCAGCTCGTGGCCTTGACTCCGGAACTACCCGATAAGACCCTTAGCACCGCCGAAAAGAACAAACTCCAGTTCCAGGTGCTGACCGACTTAAACCATCAGGTGGCGCAGAGTTACGGTATCGTTTTCAAACTGACCCCGGAGGTTCGTGATCAATACAAAAGGAACTTTGATCTGCTCGCCTACAATGGCAGCGCGGCAGGGGATGACACGCTGCCGTTGGCCGCCACCTACATCATCAGCCAGGATGGCATCATTCGTTATGCCTTTCTGGAGGCCGATTACAGGGCCCGTGCGGAACCTGCGGAGTTGGTGGCCTTTGTGAAACAACTGCTGCCCCAAAAGGAGGACCATCCTTCCGTGGCTCTGCTAAAGGAATTCTGGCTGCGGGTGTGGAATCCTCCGCACGATCTCAGCGCCGTGGACGAGCTGTTGACCGATGACTTCGTCATCACAAATCCCTCTGGAGACATCGTCGGCAAGGCAGCCTTCAAAGAATGGCTCAGCGGGTTTCACAAGAAACTGGGGCATTCCCGGCTGATGCCTTTTGAAACTTTCGCCAGTGCAGACGGCACCCGTGTCGTCTCCCGCTGGCAAGCCTCGGGCATCAATCACGGCATGTTAGGCACACCCGACGACGGCAAGCCGGTCCGTTTCAGCGGCATCGCCATCTGGGAAGTGCGTGACGGCAAACTTTCGCATAACTGGGTGGAGCGTTCCGCCTGGGAACTTCATCAGACCCTGACAGACAAACCTTAG
- the ahr gene encoding NADPH-dependent aldehyde reductase Ahr: MSTPIKALAAFGSKQALQAYEYTPGPLGDDQVEIAVESCGICHSDLSMLDNDWGISSYPFVPGHEVVGKVVALGANTKRHKIGDRVGLGWNSGSCGACPQCLSGNQNLCPTAESTIVGRPGGFATRVRAQWTWLNPIPEGLDANKAGPMFCGGITVFNPILQFGVKPTDRVGVIGIGGLGHLALKFLRAWGCEVVAFTSSDAKRAEALELGAHRTLNSRDSSDLKRAAGSFDFILNTTNVGLDWNTYIAALKPKGRLHTVGAVLEPLDLAAFPMIGGQKSVSGSPIGSPATVDTMLEFSARHGIAPTTETFPMSRANDALEHLRSGKARYRIVLENDLGD; this comes from the coding sequence ATGAGCACTCCCATCAAAGCCCTGGCCGCCTTCGGTTCCAAACAAGCGCTTCAAGCTTATGAATATACCCCAGGCCCTCTGGGTGATGATCAAGTCGAGATTGCCGTGGAGTCTTGTGGCATCTGTCACAGTGACCTGTCCATGCTCGACAATGACTGGGGCATCTCCAGTTACCCGTTCGTTCCAGGGCATGAAGTCGTCGGCAAGGTGGTGGCCCTGGGCGCGAATACCAAGCGACACAAAATCGGCGATCGTGTCGGCCTAGGCTGGAACTCGGGGAGTTGCGGCGCCTGTCCGCAATGCCTTTCAGGCAATCAAAACCTCTGCCCAACGGCTGAGAGCACCATCGTGGGACGCCCCGGCGGCTTCGCCACACGGGTGCGTGCTCAGTGGACATGGCTCAATCCCATCCCCGAGGGCTTGGATGCTAACAAAGCGGGTCCAATGTTCTGTGGGGGCATCACGGTCTTCAATCCCATCCTCCAGTTCGGTGTCAAACCCACTGACCGTGTAGGCGTGATCGGCATCGGTGGCCTGGGACACTTAGCCCTCAAATTCCTTCGTGCTTGGGGCTGCGAAGTGGTCGCCTTCACCAGCAGTGATGCCAAGCGGGCGGAAGCTTTGGAGCTGGGCGCACATCGCACTCTGAATTCTCGAGATAGCAGTGACCTCAAGAGAGCTGCGGGCAGCTTCGACTTCATCCTGAACACCACCAATGTGGGTCTCGACTGGAACACCTACATCGCCGCTCTGAAGCCTAAAGGGCGTCTGCACACCGTAGGTGCAGTCTTAGAGCCGCTCGACCTCGCCGCCTTTCCCATGATCGGCGGGCAGAAGTCCGTTTCAGGTTCACCGATTGGCAGCCCAGCAACCGTGGACACCATGCTGGAATTCAGTGCCCGTCACGGCATCGCCCCGACCACCGAAACCTTCCCCATGTCGCGAGCGAATGATGCTCTCGAGCATCTGCGCTCAGGCAAAGCTCGTTATCGTATCGTTCTCGAAAACGATCTGGGCGATTGA
- a CDS encoding MFS transporter, whose protein sequence is MPIKRPQLSEKALLILLASVQFTHIMDFMVMMPLGPQLMRELNIGPDRFSALVAAYTFSAGLVGLLASPFMDRFDRRKLLLFSYIGFILGTIACGLSHTAEALSQARILCGAFGGVSGALILAIVSDLVPPERRAAGMGIIMTAFSAAAALGVPLGLYLAQKFTWETPFFVVAGIGAIGWLLLWYYLPPVREHLKTSAAHRGAAFWALLRNVNAGWALLFIFMLVMGHMVMIPLLSPFLVHNVGFPEQHLSLVYLIGGVLSIFTGPLVGKLADRHGRIQVLGIMIIVAAGVVLAISHAPRLPMAGTLVLSGLFFIFASGRFVPAQAIGSLAVPPAQRGAFMSLNTCVRDLGAGVAASLAGVLVSTAPSGELLHYNHVGYAAVAASFISYWLGTRVRTQDLAPSPLS, encoded by the coding sequence ATGCCCATTAAACGTCCGCAGCTCTCAGAAAAAGCCCTCCTGATCCTCCTAGCCTCGGTGCAGTTCACCCACATTATGGACTTCATGGTCATGATGCCTCTGGGACCGCAGCTCATGCGTGAACTGAACATCGGGCCGGATCGCTTCAGCGCTCTGGTGGCCGCCTACACCTTCTCCGCAGGTTTAGTCGGCCTCTTGGCATCGCCTTTCATGGACCGCTTTGATCGGCGTAAGCTCCTCCTCTTCAGCTACATCGGCTTTATCCTCGGCACCATCGCCTGTGGCCTGTCCCATACCGCCGAGGCGCTGTCTCAGGCACGCATCCTTTGCGGTGCCTTCGGGGGTGTCTCCGGGGCGCTGATTCTAGCCATCGTCAGTGATCTCGTCCCTCCTGAGCGTCGCGCGGCTGGCATGGGGATCATCATGACCGCCTTTTCGGCAGCCGCAGCTCTTGGAGTGCCGCTCGGTCTTTACCTCGCTCAAAAGTTCACTTGGGAGACCCCGTTTTTCGTCGTCGCTGGCATCGGAGCCATCGGCTGGCTCCTGCTGTGGTATTACCTGCCTCCCGTTCGTGAGCATCTTAAAACCAGTGCCGCCCATCGAGGCGCTGCGTTCTGGGCGCTGCTGCGCAATGTCAATGCAGGCTGGGCCCTGCTGTTTATCTTCATGCTGGTCATGGGGCACATGGTGATGATCCCCCTGCTCTCCCCGTTCTTGGTGCACAATGTCGGTTTCCCTGAGCAGCACCTTTCGCTGGTTTATTTGATTGGCGGTGTGCTGTCCATCTTCACCGGTCCCCTGGTGGGGAAACTGGCGGATCGCCATGGTCGCATCCAGGTGCTGGGCATCATGATCATCGTGGCCGCCGGCGTGGTGCTCGCCATCAGCCACGCCCCCCGTCTGCCCATGGCAGGCACCTTGGTTCTGAGTGGGCTGTTTTTCATCTTTGCCAGCGGCCGCTTCGTGCCAGCTCAGGCCATCGGATCACTGGCCGTGCCACCCGCTCAGCGTGGTGCCTTCATGAGCCTGAATACCTGTGTGCGTGACCTCGGAGCTGGTGTCGCCGCCAGTCTGGCAGGCGTGCTTGTTTCCACAGCTCCCTCGGGAGAACTGCTGCACTACAACCATGTGGGTTACGCGGCTGTAGCAGCCTCTTTCATCAGCTATTGGTTAGGCACCCGTGTGCGCACTCAGGATCTCGCCCCCTCCCCTCTCTCATGA
- a CDS encoding nuclear transport factor 2 family protein, whose protein sequence is MTAIETIQELYRAMRAADDAAFFAISAPDLVWQQSAGFPGGSTWHGPASVIENVFRANAKRWTGFAFTEEEMLASGDHRVVVLGHYSGTAPATGKAMRVAVAHVYDLHEGKVQRFRMYADTHPMWEALS, encoded by the coding sequence ATGACTGCCATTGAAACCATCCAGGAACTCTACCGCGCCATGCGGGCGGCTGATGACGCCGCCTTTTTCGCCATCAGCGCCCCAGACCTCGTCTGGCAGCAGAGCGCCGGTTTCCCTGGGGGTTCTACTTGGCATGGCCCTGCCTCCGTCATTGAAAACGTGTTCCGAGCCAATGCTAAACGCTGGACGGGCTTCGCTTTCACCGAGGAAGAGATGCTCGCCTCGGGGGACCATCGAGTGGTCGTGCTCGGTCATTACTCCGGCACCGCGCCAGCCACGGGCAAGGCCATGCGTGTCGCGGTGGCTCACGTCTATGATCTGCATGAGGGGAAGGTCCAACGCTTCCGCATGTATGCGGATACCCATCCGATGTGGGAAGCTTTGAGTTGA
- a CDS encoding 3-keto-disaccharide hydrolase, with the protein MKSSLFLSLAALALLSSARAEDGFVPLFDGHTLMGWEQHSGTAEYHIEGGAIVGTTVPNTGNSFLCTAKKYGDFILELEFKVDPSMNSGIQFRSNYYTKETEVEIAGKKKKFPADRVHGYQFEIDPSPRAYTGGVYDEGRRGWLFDLKDNEAARKAFKQGEWNQARIECKGDSIKTFINGVPAAELTDGMTAKGVIALQVHGIGKKTEAVGKQVMWRNIRIKELK; encoded by the coding sequence ATGAAATCCTCCTTGTTTCTCTCTCTCGCTGCCTTGGCGCTTCTCTCCTCAGCCCGCGCAGAAGATGGCTTCGTGCCTCTTTTCGATGGCCACACTCTCATGGGTTGGGAACAGCACAGCGGCACGGCGGAATACCATATTGAAGGAGGGGCCATCGTCGGCACGACCGTGCCTAATACGGGCAACTCCTTTCTCTGCACCGCCAAGAAATACGGCGACTTCATCCTCGAACTGGAATTCAAAGTGGACCCTTCCATGAACTCCGGCATCCAGTTCCGGAGCAACTACTACACGAAAGAAACCGAAGTGGAGATTGCGGGGAAAAAGAAAAAGTTCCCCGCAGACCGCGTGCATGGTTATCAATTCGAGATCGATCCCAGCCCACGTGCCTACACCGGCGGCGTGTATGATGAAGGACGTCGGGGTTGGCTCTTTGATTTGAAGGACAATGAAGCCGCACGCAAAGCCTTCAAACAAGGTGAGTGGAACCAAGCCCGCATTGAGTGCAAAGGCGATAGCATCAAGACCTTCATCAACGGGGTGCCGGCCGCAGAACTCACCGATGGCATGACTGCCAAAGGCGTGATCGCCCTTCAAGTGCACGGCATTGGCAAGAAAACTGAAGCGGTCGGCAAACAAGTCATGTGGCGAAACATCCGCATCAAGGAACTGAAATAA
- a CDS encoding SDR family oxidoreductase, with translation MDIPVSLVTGAAKGIGLEVVRQLAQRGHYVLLAARNADRGQAAAQQLSASGHVQFLPLDVTSPSSIEQAQQKVRQEFGRLDMLINNAAILLDHYQKPSETSVQQLQETLQTNVMAVHAMIQAFTPLLKASAAPRIINVSSGAGQLSGMQGSVWAPAYQISKTAVNAVTRVWATELSESNIAVNSVCPGWCRTEMGGEGAPRSPEEGAAGIVWLATEAAHQLTSRFFRDREEIAW, from the coding sequence ATGGACATACCCGTTTCTCTTGTCACTGGGGCCGCCAAGGGGATTGGCTTGGAGGTGGTGCGACAACTTGCGCAGCGGGGACACTACGTTCTCTTAGCCGCTCGGAATGCAGACCGTGGTCAGGCGGCGGCGCAGCAGCTCTCCGCGAGCGGCCATGTTCAGTTTCTGCCTCTGGACGTCACCTCGCCATCCTCCATCGAACAGGCCCAACAAAAGGTTCGACAAGAATTCGGGCGGTTGGACATGCTCATCAACAATGCCGCCATCCTCCTGGATCATTACCAGAAACCATCGGAAACATCCGTTCAACAATTGCAGGAGACCTTGCAGACCAATGTCATGGCTGTTCACGCCATGATCCAGGCCTTTACCCCTCTGCTTAAAGCGTCTGCAGCCCCGCGCATCATCAATGTCTCCAGCGGAGCAGGCCAATTATCAGGCATGCAAGGGAGTGTCTGGGCACCGGCTTATCAGATCAGCAAGACCGCCGTCAATGCCGTCACCCGCGTCTGGGCCACGGAGCTCTCCGAATCCAACATCGCCGTCAATTCCGTTTGCCCCGGATGGTGCCGCACCGAGATGGGAGGTGAAGGTGCACCGCGTAGCCCCGAGGAGGGAGCTGCAGGCATTGTCTGGCTGGCCACCGAGGCCGCCCATCAACTCACGAGCAGGTTTTTCCGCGACCGCGAGGAGATCGCTTGGTGA
- the pncA gene encoding bifunctional nicotinamidase/pyrazinamidase has protein sequence MKTLLLIDLQNDFMPGGALAVPGGDEIIPVVNELLPQFDLIVATQDWHPTDHGSFAINHPGREVFEQATLDGLPQTLWPVHCVQNTEGALFAPGLDTRRIKRVFTKGMDPRIDSYSGLYDNGHKASTGMGEWLKTEEVTELHVAGVATDYCVKFTVLDALAEGFKVNLIARACRGVNLQMGDVDLALTTMEAAGCAII, from the coding sequence ATGAAAACCCTTCTTCTCATTGATCTACAAAATGACTTCATGCCAGGAGGTGCCTTGGCGGTGCCGGGCGGGGATGAGATCATTCCGGTGGTGAATGAGTTATTGCCGCAGTTTGATTTGATTGTGGCCACGCAGGATTGGCATCCGACGGATCATGGTAGCTTTGCGATCAATCACCCAGGCAGGGAAGTGTTTGAACAAGCTACGCTAGACGGACTGCCGCAGACTTTGTGGCCGGTGCATTGTGTGCAAAACACGGAGGGCGCCTTGTTTGCCCCCGGCCTCGATACGCGCCGGATCAAGCGAGTCTTCACCAAGGGGATGGACCCTCGGATCGATAGCTACAGTGGTCTCTATGACAACGGACACAAGGCCTCGACCGGGATGGGGGAATGGCTCAAAACCGAAGAGGTGACAGAGCTGCATGTGGCCGGAGTCGCTACGGATTACTGCGTGAAGTTTACCGTCTTGGATGCGCTGGCCGAAGGCTTCAAAGTGAACCTCATCGCCCGTGCTTGCCGAGGCGTGAATCTGCAAATGGGAGATGTGGATCTGGCCCTCACCACGATGGAGGCTGCGGGCTGCGCGATCATTTAA
- a CDS encoding macro domain-containing protein produces the protein MKAIQYISGDATAPKGGEAKIIVHVCNDIGGWGAGFVLAISKRWLQPEQQYRAWHKAGEWHGIPFELGRVQFVAVQDDLLVANLIGQQGIRRQRHVPPIRYQAVAEGLIAVAQKAKELGASVHMPRIGCGLAGGRWEEIEPLIKRHLADQDVSVTVYDFIAS, from the coding sequence ATGAAAGCAATTCAATATATCTCTGGAGATGCGACTGCGCCTAAAGGCGGAGAGGCGAAAATCATCGTTCATGTTTGCAATGATATCGGCGGATGGGGAGCAGGATTTGTTTTGGCCATTTCAAAACGGTGGTTACAACCCGAGCAACAATATCGTGCTTGGCACAAAGCTGGAGAATGGCATGGCATTCCCTTTGAGCTTGGACGAGTTCAGTTTGTTGCCGTGCAAGATGATCTCCTGGTTGCGAATCTTATCGGCCAACAGGGAATACGGCGGCAGAGACATGTGCCTCCTATACGCTACCAAGCAGTTGCGGAGGGATTGATCGCAGTTGCACAGAAGGCAAAAGAACTCGGTGCTTCTGTTCACATGCCCCGCATTGGTTGTGGATTGGCAGGCGGACGTTGGGAAGAGATAGAACCTCTGATCAAACGTCATCTTGCTGATCAAGACGTCAGCGTAACTGTTTATGATTTTATTGCCTCATGA